Genomic window (Methyloprofundus sp.):
GAAATACCTAAGTAAGCACTTTGGTCTTTATAAAAACGAAAATAATAAGGTGGAAATGATTGTGAGTTTGCTGCACTTTGAGCAGGCGAAAATAAACTTGCATAAGTTGTTTCAGCCCAGTGAAATAAACAATCAGAATAGCTTGCAGGGTTATCTGCCCTAGTAATGATTTCTGATCGTATGCCACGCCCACCATCCATTGGGAAAACGGGGTTATGCCAGGATAAATCATACATACAAGTGTTTCCCATTAAGCCGCCTGCACTACAGTCCATATAAGCTACCTGGCTTATATCTGTTACTCCTAAAGTTGGGTCTTGCGCATTAAAATTAATCGCTACATAGACATTATTATTGATAGGTGGGTTAGTGGCTATTTCAGTCGTGTTTAAGCTATAAGCATAAGCTGTTATTCCTCCTTTGCCATCAGGTTCTGCTTTGAGTTGATAACGAATAGGTTCTATATTACCCATCAAGGTGTCATCTAATATGCCTTGAAGGTTGGTTATTTCTTGAGTATCAATATCGTAATCAAATGTCCCTTGAAAAACGGTATCATCAATTAAGGTGAGCTCAACCTGATACCGAACAGGTGCTGCTTGCACTGAATTAATCGATAAACAAAGTGGAAATAATAAGGTGGTGAGTTTTAGTTTATTCATAGCGAGCCTCTTAAGCTTAAGTCGAACCTGAGTTATATATCAGGTTGTTAATATGTAAAGGTAATTCCAACATAGACGGAACGCCCTTGTCCTGCCAGATTTTTAGTATTAGGTCTGGATGAAATTAAGGTCATTGGATATTGATCTCCGATATAGACACCCGATAACGGGGCGAAGTATTGTTGATTTAAAAGATTATCAACACCGACATCAATACTGGCATGCTCCCAACGATAGCTGGTTTTAAGGTTTAATAGTACGTATGAAGCAGTTTGTAATTCATTTCTAATTTTTTGAACATCATCTTTTTTGTCAATGAACTGTAAATCAAATGAGCTTTGCCAGCCACCTAATTGATGATTTAAGCCCCATTTGAGGTTAAATGGCATCATATGGTAAAGATTATTGCCATCTGTACGTTTACCACGCACATAGCTCATCACTGTATTGGTTGAAAAATCCCCGTAGTCGTTGCTTGAAAATAAATTCATTGACCCAGTTACATCTACGCCAAAAAGGTATGCATCATGATTTTCCATTCGTAAGTAAGAAAAACCATTTCCAGGTTGTCTTCTACATTCTTGACACAGATCGGCATCAATATAGTTCTCAACATAGCTTGCAAAAGGAGAAACCTCTAAAGTCCATCTGTGTTCGTCGCTTGGGTCTGAAAAATTTGTGGTAAAAGAAATATTGTGTGCCGTTTCAGTTTTTAAGTTAATGTTGCCCACATAACCATTACCATCACTAAACCACCCAATCATGGTCATTGGCATTGGACTAGTGCTCCATGGATATAACTCTTGTAATGATGGCGCTCGATTCTTGCGTGCATAACCTAGGGTATAGCTACTCCAATCGTTAGGTTTGTAGCTAATCAGCATGCTAATGTCAAATAAATTAAAGTTTCTCTCATGGTCTAGGGCATTAAAAGCGAGTGCTTGCTCATAATCGGTTTTGATAAAATCTGAAGTAAAATTATTATAAGCTTGGGCATCGCCAGTATCGGCCATGATGCGGTCATATCTAAAGCCTAATAGCGTTTGCCATTTATCAGACCAATTCTTTTCCCATTCAACATAAATTCCAAAATGGTCTCGCGTGGCTTTATTTAAGTTGATAAAGTCATTAGGCCCCATCATACTAGGTCTTGTGGAGGTTGCTGGCCAATAGTCATTGATTCTGGAGCTTTTAAATTCACTACCAAACCGAAATATACTGTCGTCTTGGTCTACGGGTACTTCAAATTGTAGTTTATAGCCATAGTTTAGACCTCTTGTTTCCATTGGCATAGGCTCGGGTGCTTGTCTGTCAGATCCAAAGTCCATGGTGTGGTTGGTGTGCTCTATATAGAGCTTACTATCGACAGTCCCCCAGTCGAATAGACCGTTATAGTGCATATTGCCGAAAACACTATCGTTGTTAGTTAAATCCATTCTTGCTGAGGGGAAGCCCTGGAAAGGCATATGCTGTAGTCCGCCTCTAATTTCTAATAAATGATCATCCGTTCTGAAGGAAAGTGCTAGTGCATGATTTTGGTTTTTATACGAGGTTGATTTTATCGTTGTACCATTGCCGTCTTTATAATTACTACTTTGAGAATAAGAGCCTGTGTAATCAATTCGTGCATAGTCATTAGCAAGACCAGCTGAAATACTGCCGCCATAAGAATCACCGTTACTGCGATAAAAGGAAGATAGGTTGCCATTTATTAAGATATCTTCAGTGGACTCTGAAAATTCAGGTCTTGCAGAATTTACAATGATTGTTCCTGCAATGCTGTCTCCCCCCATTCTGACTGGCGTAATGCCTTTTAAAACAGAAATACTCCCAATATTACTTCGGTCAATACTGGCTAAAGCAGGATTCATATGGTTTGGGCAAATTGAGTCCACAGTCATGCCATTTACTTCAATTTTGACGCGATTATCATTTAAACCACGAATAATGGGTAATGAAGAAACACCGCCACCCGATTGAAAGCTCATACCCGCAGTATCTTCTAATAATTTTGCGGTATCTGTTACTTGGCTTTGCTTTTTTGCAATATCCTCAGCACTAATGGTGTTGTATTGTGATGTAGTGAGCTCATTACTTTTAGCTTCAATAACCATTGCGTCAAGATGGACAGGATCAGACTCGGATGGCTTTAAGTTTTCGGCGTTGTCATCTGCATGAACAATACTAATGGGCCATAATATGGCTATGTTAAGTAAAAATAGTATTTCTTTTTTCATTGGTTAATTATTTTCTCAATATTTTATTTATATCAAAGGTAATGCTTTTAATGGTAGTTAACTTTAGAGTTGATGCATTAAACATTTGTTTAAAGCGAGCGACTTCCGTTGATTGATCAGTAAATAAATTTTGTGCAAAGTTATAGCCTAGCGTTTGGTAAATTAACTCAGCTTTAATCGTGTATTGATCAGCTGTTAAATTATCTATTTTATATTCAATCAAGTCAGCACCGCCGATAAAATTATCATCTGTTTTTGCTAAGCCTTTTACTTGGATTTTTTCAGGAGCAGTGTTTTTATCATAGCCATTAGGCGGAATGCGATTGTCTTTTAAGTAGCTTTTAGCGCGCAATAAGGTATAAGTAATATTACCTTGGTGGTCATGCATGATGGTCTCATAAACTTGCACTTTTTCTGGTGAATCGATCAATTGATAGTGTGGCTCAAATTTAGTTGGGTCTTGGTCAGAGTCAAGCGCGACAACACTACCATCACTATTTACTTTACCAGATTCAAAAGCGATGTTGCCATCTGCATCACGTACAGTAACATGCAGAATAATGCGTCTAGATGGGTAGCCTGAAGGTAGCTTATGGCCGGTAGTGCTATTAATGGCTAAGTTAAAATTTAAAGTATTATTTTGTAAGTTGGCAGAGCTAATTGATAGTTGAGCTGCACTTGCTAATAAGCCTTGTGCATTGGCAATACTGGTTGAGTAATCGGCGTCAGGAGCACCGAGTTCTTTTCGGTAATCTTGTAAGAT
Coding sequences:
- a CDS encoding iron complex outermembrane recepter protein — protein: MKKEILFLLNIAILWPISIVHADDNAENLKPSESDPVHLDAMVIEAKSNELTTSQYNTISAEDIAKKQSQVTDTAKLLEDTAGMSFQSGGGVSSLPIIRGLNDNRVKIEVNGMTVDSICPNHMNPALASIDRSNIGSISVLKGITPVRMGGDSIAGTIIVNSARPEFSESTEDILINGNLSSFYRSNGDSYGGSISAGLANDYARIDYTGSYSQSSNYKDGNGTTIKSTSYKNQNHALALSFRTDDHLLEIRGGLQHMPFQGFPSARMDLTNNDSVFGNMHYNGLFDWGTVDSKLYIEHTNHTMDFGSDRQAPEPMPMETRGLNYGYKLQFEVPVDQDDSIFRFGSEFKSSRINDYWPATSTRPSMMGPNDFINLNKATRDHFGIYVEWEKNWSDKWQTLLGFRYDRIMADTGDAQAYNNFTSDFIKTDYEQALAFNALDHERNFNLFDISMLISYKPNDWSSYTLGYARKNRAPSLQELYPWSTSPMPMTMIGWFSDGNGYVGNINLKTETAHNISFTTNFSDPSDEHRWTLEVSPFASYVENYIDADLCQECRRQPGNGFSYLRMENHDAYLFGVDVTGSMNLFSSNDYGDFSTNTVMSYVRGKRTDGNNLYHMMPFNLKWGLNHQLGGWQSSFDLQFIDKKDDVQKIRNELQTASYVLLNLKTSYRWEHASIDVGVDNLLNQQYFAPLSGVYIGDQYPMTLISSRPNTKNLAGQGRSVYVGITFTY